One window of the Trifolium pratense cultivar HEN17-A07 linkage group LG2, ARS_RC_1.1, whole genome shotgun sequence genome contains the following:
- the LOC123903865 gene encoding mitochondrial uncoupling protein 5-like yields MGVKGFVEGGIASIIAGCSTHPLDLIKVRMQLQGENAPKPNPVQVLRPALAFGQTGSATSIHVAGQTAVPQARVGLVSVGVRLVQQEGVKALFSGVSATVLRQTLYSTTRMGLYDILKNKWTDREAGGTMPLARKIEAGLIAGGVGAAIGNPADVAMVRMQADGRLPAAQRRNYKSVVDAITRMAKQEGVTSLWRGSSLTVNRAMLVTASQLASYDQFKEMILEKGVMKDGLGTHVTASFAAGFVAAVASNPVDVIKTRVMNMKVEAGKEPPYAGALDCAMKTIRAEGPMALYKGFIPTISRQGPFTVVLFVTLEQVRKVLKDF; encoded by the coding sequence atgGGTGTTAAAGGTTTTGTTGAAGGTGGTATTGCTTCGATTATCGCTGGATGTTCTACACATCCTTTGGATCTTATTAAGGTTCGGATGCAACTTCAGGGAGAAAACGCTCCTAAACCGAACCCGGTTCAGGTTCTTAGACCAGCACTTGCTTTTGGCCAAACCGGATCAGCAACCTCGATCCACGTGGCAGGGCAAACTGCGGTTCCACAAGCGCGTGTGGGTTTGGTTTCGGTTGGAGTTCGTCTTGTTCAACAAGAGGGTGTTAAGGCTTTGTTCTCCGGTGTTTCTGCTACCGTGCTCCGGCAGACGCTGTATTCTACTACCAGGATGGGTTTGTATGATATTCTGAAGAATAAATGGACGGATCGTGAAGCTGGCGGGACTATGCCGCTGGCTCGTAAGATTGAGGCTGGACTTATTGCTGGAGGAGTTGGAGCTGCGATTGGAAATCCGGCTGATGTTGCTATGGTTAGAATGCAAGCCGACGGGAGACTCCCGGCGGCTCAGAGGAGAAACTATAAATCTGTTGTTGATGCCATTACTAGAATGGCTAAGCAGGAAGGCGTGACCAGTCTATGGCGCGGGTCATCACTTACTGTTAACCGCGCCATGCTGGTCACGGCTTCCCAGTTGGCATCTTATGATCAGTTTAAGGAGATGATTTTAGAGAAAGGTGTGATGAAAGATGGACTTGGGACTCATGTGACAGCTAGTTTTGCGGCTGGGTTTGTGGCGGCTGTTGCATCGAATCCGGTGGATGTTATTAAAACTAGGGTTATGAATATGAAGGTGGAGGCTGGTAAGGAACCACCTTATGCTGGTGCATTGGATTGTGCTATGAAAACGATTCGTGCTGAGGGTCCTATGGCTCTTTACAAAGGATTTATTCCTACAATTTCGAGACAGGGACCTTTCACTGTTGTTCTGTTTGTTACCCTGGAGCAGGTTCGCAAGGTGTTGAAGGATTTCTGA
- the LOC123903869 gene encoding uncharacterized protein LOC123903869, with protein sequence MLDKLIIVSVNEPSLLADAEDLGIHIKLDTNTILEVALLCFSTPCFAMHAPSFFSIVPQIKWIDLLEEKISSNGTSGTYEPIDTMKTVKEDDESCTSLPLFEHLYQNVLLYA encoded by the exons ATGTTGGACAAGTTGATAATTGTAAGTGTGAACGAGCCTTCTTTACTTGCCGATGCTGAAGACCTAGGGATACACATCAAGCTtgatacaa ATACTATCTTAGAGGTTGCTTTATTGTGCTTCAGCACTCCAT GTTTTGCCATGCACGCCCCCTCATTCTTTTCAATTGTTCCTCAAATCAAGTGGATCGATCTCTTGGAagagaaaatttcatcaaaTG GAACATCTGGAACATATGAGCCAATTGACACAAtgaagacagtcaaagaagatgatgaaagTTGCACATCATTGCCACTATTTGAGCACTTGTACCAAAATGTCTTGCTTTATGCTTGA
- the LOC123903866 gene encoding protein CURVATURE THYLAKOID 1D, chloroplastic-like, with protein sequence MGHCTVQPLTLSKLTNSFAFHHKPSSSPKPVLLSRSVFLRNVRATASEETSSGAGKFFNEKRDGVITLEADKNGYNETVGNEDPEKELLSDGDGLPLDLLDKLDLKFDVNDTTSLAVYGGGAIVALWLTSAIVGAIDAIPVIPKLFEVVGLGYSLWFTYRYLLFKRNRDELSDKIEELKQQVLGSEDN encoded by the exons ATGGGGCATTGTACAGTTCAGCCTCTCACTCTCTCCAAGCTTACCAATTCCTTCGCTTTTCACCATAAACCTTCATCTTCTCCAAAACCTGTACTCTTATCTC gATCAGTTTTCCTTAGAAATGTAAGGGCAACAGCTTCTGAGGAAACATCAAGTGGTGCAGGGAAGTTTTTCAATGAGAAACGTGATGGTGTTATAACCTTAGAAGCTGATAAGAATGGATACAATGAAACTGTGGGGAATGAAGACCCTGAGAAAGAGTTGCTTTCTGATGGAGACGGCCTGCCGTTGGATTTGCTGGATAAGCTGGATTTAAAG TTTGATGTAAATGACACCACTTCTCTTGCTGTGTATGGTGGTGGTGCTATAGTGGCCCTGTGGCTAACCTCAGCCATCGTTGGTGCTATTGATGCTATCCCAGTG ATTCCCAAATTGTTCGAAGTTGTAGGGCTTGGATACTCATTATGGTTCACTTACCGATATTTGCTTTTCAAG AGAAACAGAGATGAGCTATCAGATAAAATAGAGGAACTCAAGCAACAAGTTCTTGGTTCAGAAGATAATTAG
- the LOC123903868 gene encoding uncharacterized protein LOC123903868 produces the protein MKINLFIVLCFFALLLISVLTIKCSEDKKQFGEIEKSKKKSEVDGFVTWVPGGYGIWETSNGNTFEGSSSNVIKFPNVGKKVGGGNVIKFPGSEKWGKNGNVNEPRKSRFGKVCIEN, from the exons ATGAAAATCAATTTGTTTATCGTCTTGTGCTTCTTTGCATTGCTTCTTATCTCAGTTTTGACAATTAAGTGTTCCGAAGATAAGAAACAAT TTGGTGAAatagaaaaatcaaagaaaaagagTGAGGTTGATGGCTTTGTAACATGGGTGCCAGGTGGATATGGAATCTGGGAAACATCTAATGGAAACACTTTCGAAGGCAGTAGTAGTAACGTCATAAAGTTTCCTAATGTTGGTAAAAAGGTTGGAGGTGGAAATGTTATAAAGTTTCCGGGCAGTGAAAAATggggcaaaaatggaaatgtAAATGAGCCACGCAAGTCAAGGTTTGGGAAAGTTTGCATCGAAAATTAG